A window of Pedobacter lusitanus contains these coding sequences:
- a CDS encoding NAD(P)H-dependent oxidoreductase, giving the protein MNNLIIYCHPNPESFNHAVKDSLQKQAIQSGHHTRIRDVYTLNFNPVLTREDVLAFKAGNTPADILQEQEHITWADIITLVHPIWWTGMPGILKGYFDRVLSYGFAYRYGQYGLEQMLAGKRMYIINSVGSEEQNYVDKGIFDAMRIVAQNTFGFTGLQIEEHRFFSSVITASEETRKAYLNSLENLFAGITTV; this is encoded by the coding sequence ATGAACAACTTAATCATTTATTGTCATCCAAATCCAGAGAGCTTTAACCATGCAGTAAAAGACTCCTTACAAAAACAAGCAATCCAGTCTGGTCATCACACCCGTATCCGGGATGTTTATACCTTAAATTTCAACCCTGTTTTAACCAGAGAAGATGTACTGGCTTTTAAAGCCGGAAATACTCCGGCAGATATTCTTCAGGAACAGGAGCATATTACGTGGGCTGATATCATCACCCTGGTACACCCTATCTGGTGGACTGGTATGCCCGGAATTTTAAAAGGCTATTTTGACAGAGTACTGAGCTATGGTTTTGCCTATCGCTATGGCCAGTATGGACTGGAGCAGATGCTGGCAGGAAAAAGGATGTACATCATCAACTCAGTAGGTTCAGAAGAACAAAATTACGTGGATAAAGGCATTTTTGACGCCATGCGGATCGTTGCGCAAAATACATTTGGTTTTACAGGATTACAGATTGAAGAACACCGTTTTTTCTCTTCGGTTATAACCGCCAGTGAGGAAACAAGAAAAGCATATCTGAACTCGCTGGAAAATCTGTTCGCCGGAATTACCACTGTTTAG
- a CDS encoding adenylate/guanylate cyclase domain-containing protein translates to MKTQHNYLPSTLPVHQVSCTRHTDQTLPGKSPARMQEIYNTLGEERELALLFLDIRNFTSAMEIKSSYEVIYMIRKLFVLFNHSITSAGGRIIETSGDSIYAVFGLDTTLKTAVQSAVDAAYSLLHDVEVFNSSYVQPHFNLNYEIGIGIHQGKVVVGQYNLANKEQMTVMGLPVNIASRLQGETKELNNNLVISESAYHLLTDPKKAEMRSVNLRGITSTMNVMLMGDPFHRKNLISDMDLDYYLGISG, encoded by the coding sequence ATGAAAACTCAGCACAATTACCTCCCATCCACTCTTCCAGTTCATCAAGTTTCATGTACCCGCCATACAGATCAGACTCTCCCAGGTAAATCTCCTGCCAGAATGCAGGAGATTTACAATACTCTGGGTGAAGAACGTGAACTTGCCCTTTTATTCCTGGATATCCGTAATTTCACTTCTGCAATGGAAATCAAATCTTCCTACGAGGTTATCTATATGATCAGAAAACTATTTGTCTTGTTTAATCATTCTATTACTTCGGCCGGAGGCAGAATTATTGAAACCAGCGGAGACAGTATATATGCAGTTTTCGGTCTGGATACTACGCTGAAAACAGCTGTTCAGTCTGCTGTAGACGCTGCATATTCCTTACTGCATGATGTTGAAGTCTTCAACTCTTCTTATGTACAACCCCATTTTAATCTGAACTATGAAATCGGCATTGGTATTCATCAGGGCAAAGTGGTTGTCGGGCAATATAACCTGGCGAACAAAGAACAGATGACTGTTATGGGGTTGCCGGTTAATATTGCTTCGCGTTTGCAGGGAGAAACCAAAGAATTAAATAACAATCTGGTTATTTCTGAAAGCGCCTATCATTTGCTGACAGATCCTAAAAAAGCAGAGATGAGATCTGTAAATCTCAGAGGTATAACTTCAACTATGAATGTGATGTTAATGGGTGATCCTTTCCATCGTAAAAACCTGATTAGTGACATGGATCTGGACTATTACCTGGGCATATCCGGGTAA